TCTCTCCCGCGACGATGCGGCAGAAGATACACGACATGGGCGGACGCCTAGCCGGCTCTCAGGGGTGGGTCAATGTCCTATCAGCGGAGCGCGGCGAGCAGGTCTCGCGTCGCCGCGGCGGGGTCGCCGGCGGCGAGGATCGCGCGCACGACGGCGATGCCATGTGCCCCGGCGTTCCGCGCCGCCGCAGCACGACCCACGTCGAGACCGCCGATCGCGATCACGGGAGCACGGGCGGCGGCGACGGCCTGACGCAACTGGGCCATCCCCTGAGGCGCGCCGAAGGCTCGCTTCGACGGCGTATCGTGAACGGGCCCGAAGAAGAGGAAGTCCGCGGTCGACACACGCACCTCGTCCAGGCCGTGCGTCGACTGCCCGATCTGCATTCCGGCGGGGAGCAGCGCGCGCGCGACGTCGACCGGAAGCGACGCGCCGCCCACGTGGACGCCGTCGGCTTCGACCGCGACCGCGACGTCGACGCGATCGTTCACGTAGAGAAGCGCGCCCGCGCT
This DNA window, taken from Candidatus Eisenbacteria bacterium, encodes the following:
- the thiE gene encoding thiamine phosphate synthase, whose amino-acid sequence is MAATHSTIGRIPNLVLVTDRHATAGRNLVDVVTRALGAGLPAVHLRDKDLPGREIHAIAERLRAATRSAGALLYVNDRVDVAVAVEADGVHVGGASLPVDVARALLPAGMQIGQSTHGLDEVRVSTADFLFFGPVHDTPSKRAFGAPQGMAQLRQAVAAARAPVIAIGGLDVGRAAAARNAGAHGIAVVRAILAAGDPAAATRDLLAALR